A genomic stretch from Sphingobacterium sp. ML3W includes:
- a CDS encoding SusE domain-containing protein translates to MKWYFKVIAMLALVANIVSCKKDDMKYSDADVSAVENLYAPADGKAVKLLSSTSAALYFEWESARVADGGAAQYEVVFDKVNGDFSKPLYTVTSDNNGNSNGANISHKILNQVAAKAGIEPGASGDISWSVYSIRGMKRVLSKVKKNLNIKTLEGFADIPDELFITGEGAENGTAIAQAIPFKLIGNGEYEVFTKLEAGKKYIFTDRKSADGRVFYSEDQTKIKEETTGSNTIAKTAVYRIRIDFNVSTIIYSEIKSMGVYFSPSGAVVLDLPYQGKGIWSATGVINFKQESWGRDQRYKFQMETVKAGKAETVQLGTQTGTDSPPNSSSAPSYYFVRILPNLSQWDDKWKFVDAVDGHPTKISMILQGDKDYTHAVVPN, encoded by the coding sequence ATGAAATGGTATTTTAAAGTTATAGCAATGCTCGCATTGGTTGCGAACATCGTTTCCTGCAAAAAAGACGATATGAAATACTCGGATGCGGATGTATCCGCTGTGGAGAATTTATATGCACCTGCGGATGGGAAGGCAGTCAAATTATTGAGCTCGACCTCTGCGGCTCTGTATTTTGAATGGGAATCTGCACGGGTTGCCGATGGGGGAGCGGCCCAATATGAAGTTGTTTTTGATAAGGTAAATGGCGATTTCAGCAAGCCACTATATACCGTTACTTCGGACAATAACGGAAATTCAAACGGCGCGAATATCAGTCACAAAATATTGAATCAGGTGGCGGCCAAAGCTGGGATAGAACCTGGCGCAAGTGGTGACATCAGTTGGTCCGTGTATTCTATACGGGGCATGAAACGTGTGCTGAGTAAAGTGAAAAAAAACCTGAATATCAAAACGCTGGAAGGGTTTGCAGATATTCCGGACGAATTGTTTATCACCGGTGAAGGTGCTGAGAACGGTACCGCCATTGCTCAGGCAATACCGTTTAAGCTTATTGGTAATGGTGAATATGAGGTCTTTACAAAATTGGAAGCCGGTAAAAAATATATCTTTACGGATCGCAAATCGGCGGATGGACGTGTATTCTATTCCGAAGATCAAACCAAGATAAAAGAAGAAACGACCGGTAGCAATACCATTGCCAAGACTGCGGTGTATCGAATTCGAATTGATTTCAACGTTTCGACGATTATCTATTCTGAAATCAAAAGCATGGGTGTTTATTTCTCACCTTCAGGTGCGGTGGTACTGGATCTCCCTTATCAAGGCAAGGGTATCTGGTCGGCAACAGGTGTCATCAACTTTAAGCAGGAAAGCTGGGGGCGCGACCAACGCTATAAGTTCCAGATGGAAACGGTCAAGGCCGGAAAGGCAGAGACTGTACAATTAGGGACTCAGACGGGTACCGATAGCCCACCAAACAGCTCTTCAGCCCCATCGTATTACTTTGTCCGTATATTACCTAATCTTTCGCAATGGGATGACAAATGGAAATTTGTGGATGCAGTAGATGGGCATCCGACCAAAATCTCCATGATCTTACAAGGGGACAAAGATTATACACATGCCGTAGTTCCAAATTAA
- a CDS encoding RagB/SusD family nutrient uptake outer membrane protein gives MRLYKLLIGGLSLMAVVHFTSCNKLDTLPTDRFTDENFWDYPENAEKMVNMAYNQLFSADRLWNDEALSDNIFEGRSNTDQRAIRNGTADPTLGRFASEWSDLYGGIKTCHVYLENVDRVPGMDAVLKKRRIAEVRFIRAFLYFRLVNFYGDVPFFTKDISLEESKVIPRTAKATVMAFIHQELDECMADLPSKDVLPADDRGRITKGAASAFQARAFLYESNWNKVLQYCENLIKKQGEFGTYALFDSYPELFTAAKEYNSEVILDYGYVPQLKTWNKLYDAAPISAQARLNGYAPLQSLVDNYITLDGNTINTDPNYNSDNPYINRDPRMAATLVFHGGQWTDFDGTVRKIFIKPGSGGTDKERLDEYQGASANASATGYYVKKYYDVTATVKYDAGLNIIMFRYADILLMYAEAKEALGQLDATIWDMTIKPIRKRAGFVVDKALDFPVTGDLKTIVRNERRSELALEGLRYYDIVRWKAGKTFLDGQVTGAKYGGNNSYIKLDIRRFDESRDYLWSVPRTQIDLNKNLLPNNQGYSN, from the coding sequence ATGAGACTATATAAATTACTTATAGGAGGCTTGAGTTTAATGGCTGTTGTTCATTTCACTTCCTGCAATAAGTTGGATACCTTGCCAACAGATAGATTTACTGATGAGAACTTTTGGGATTACCCAGAAAACGCAGAAAAAATGGTCAATATGGCCTATAATCAGCTCTTCTCAGCCGACCGGTTATGGAATGATGAAGCGCTGAGTGATAATATTTTTGAAGGGCGGTCAAATACCGACCAACGCGCTATCCGCAATGGAACTGCCGACCCTACGTTGGGACGTTTTGCTTCGGAATGGTCCGATCTCTATGGCGGCATCAAGACCTGTCACGTCTACCTTGAAAATGTAGATCGTGTCCCCGGAATGGATGCTGTGCTCAAAAAACGCCGGATTGCGGAGGTACGCTTTATCCGAGCATTCCTCTATTTTAGACTGGTCAATTTTTACGGCGACGTTCCTTTCTTTACCAAAGACATATCCCTAGAGGAGTCTAAAGTCATTCCGAGGACAGCCAAGGCAACCGTCATGGCATTTATCCACCAGGAATTGGATGAATGTATGGCTGATCTGCCCAGCAAAGATGTGTTGCCTGCAGATGACAGAGGCCGAATTACAAAAGGTGCGGCTTCGGCTTTTCAGGCGCGGGCTTTTCTCTATGAGAGCAACTGGAACAAAGTATTGCAGTATTGTGAGAACTTGATCAAGAAACAAGGGGAATTTGGGACATATGCGCTTTTCGATAGTTATCCGGAATTGTTTACTGCAGCAAAAGAATACAATTCGGAGGTGATTCTGGATTACGGGTATGTGCCACAGTTGAAAACCTGGAATAAACTCTATGATGCCGCTCCGATCTCTGCTCAGGCGCGACTGAACGGCTATGCCCCTTTGCAGAGCCTTGTTGACAACTATATCACCCTTGATGGAAATACCATAAACACGGATCCTAACTACAACAGTGATAATCCTTACATAAACCGTGACCCACGAATGGCGGCAACTCTCGTTTTTCATGGTGGCCAATGGACTGACTTTGATGGGACAGTTCGTAAGATTTTTATCAAGCCAGGCTCCGGAGGTACAGATAAAGAGCGCTTGGATGAGTATCAGGGAGCAAGTGCGAATGCTTCTGCAACCGGCTATTATGTAAAGAAATATTACGATGTGACAGCGACGGTAAAATACGATGCCGGGCTTAATATTATTATGTTCAGATATGCTGATATCTTACTGATGTATGCCGAAGCAAAAGAGGCACTGGGGCAACTCGATGCCACAATTTGGGATATGACAATCAAACCTATCCGCAAAAGAGCAGGCTTTGTAGTGGATAAAGCGCTGGACTTTCCTGTCACTGGTGATCTGAAAACGATCGTACGAAATGAACGAAGAAGCGAACTCGCTTTAGAGGGGCTGCGTTACTATGATATCGTACGTTGGAAAGCAGGTAAAACCTTTTTGGACGGACAGGTGACCGGTGCTAAATACGGTGGCAACAATAGCTATATCAAATTGGATATTAGACGATTTGACGAGAGTAGAGATTATCTATGGTCGGTACCAAGGACACAGATTGACCTGAATAAAAATTTGTTGCCCAATAATCAAGGCTATTCAAACTAA
- a CDS encoding TonB-dependent receptor, with amino-acid sequence MYQNYIRKKAIAYLLFRKLWLIMRLTTIIILVTFMQVSASTFAQKVTLEYSNMSLKRIFKDLKSQTGYNFLYTERQMSAATPVNIKVKDRMLSDVLVQLFADQPLSYQMDSKTIVIRDKPRSTSIGPSVQQETVPVQAIIKGRVTNERGEPLANVSVRVKGNESAGTSTAADGGFTIGNLSPKSTLIFSSVGYDQQLVELATMRTEELGQLHVLMKSSNSQLEEVIVIGYGTTTRQRVVGAVDQISAKTFQDRPVGNVTQALQGASPSLTIQQKSMDPNDNSMNINIRGISTVNSNAPLVVIDGIITEGGTLNKINPDDIETVSVLKDAGSTAIYGSRSANGVILVTTKRGRQNQKPSVALGTQWGVQQPEILFSPVAGYENATLRNLALTNSGMDPQFSPAAIADLYAHQDIEKWNLPEIMKNSFQQKYNISVIGGGEKSSYLFSGGFYNQPSNFVGQDFGVKRYNLRTNLSTEIGRFKLTSILAYTRNNNMSNTAGSAIINASRLPSYYYYRMRADNGKYLVNNALTDQNPLAELNEGGYIKNDNDYFNINLNLEAKLFDGLKLRGIFGADIYADHRFIRRIQVPLYSNPDALQPQVFVNSDRNTEDFNEKASLLNFQLLLDYDKTFGSHHVSGLIGASNESYTRRQNELKMKFTDPVLGTPTTGTVIDPASARVTPNGTLQNSINSIFGRAGYDFESKYFAEFSFRYDGSSKFSKANRWGFFPSGSLGWRASEEQFMNWYKEHVGSLKIRSTYGVLGNQAVDDYSYYFTYESYPNSYGFNNKPVAAAGFNYASLDLRWEKTYNFNVGLDATFFQDKLTASFDYFKKRTVDILMSPQIPSVFGTLLKNQNLGEMNNEGWEINLTYQAKTGEFQHQINANMGDSHNKIVSMPGDDRISTVDNITKLTRVGLPYNSYYGYKMAGLFQNISDIETSALPSGITAADLRPGDVKYVDRNNDGMIDARDRFVLGNGFPRFTFGLTYNLSYKDFDFSMFWQGVGKRDMMIRGELIEPFHQNYSYAIYQHQLDYWTPTNIDGQWPRLTANGSTASTNNFGKDSDLYLFNGKYARLKNLQIGYSLPKNVISKWGLQRVRFFVNAQNLLTLSKNSWIDPESSEFDSNMGGSANSARNYPTLKYYGGGLNIQF; translated from the coding sequence ATGTATCAAAATTATATCAGAAAAAAGGCGATAGCATATTTGCTATTCCGTAAACTATGGCTTATTATGCGATTGACGACCATAATTATCTTGGTTACTTTTATGCAGGTTAGCGCTTCGACTTTTGCACAAAAGGTAACATTGGAATACTCTAATATGAGCCTTAAAAGAATATTTAAGGACCTCAAGTCACAGACAGGGTACAATTTTCTCTATACAGAACGGCAAATGTCGGCGGCTACACCTGTCAATATAAAAGTAAAAGACCGTATGTTGTCAGATGTACTGGTTCAGCTTTTTGCAGATCAGCCGCTGTCGTATCAGATGGACAGCAAGACAATCGTTATTCGGGACAAGCCCCGGTCTACAAGCATAGGCCCATCAGTACAGCAAGAGACTGTGCCAGTTCAGGCAATCATCAAGGGACGGGTGACCAATGAGCGTGGTGAACCGCTTGCCAACGTTTCCGTTCGCGTAAAAGGCAATGAATCAGCTGGAACTTCCACTGCCGCTGATGGTGGTTTTACGATCGGTAATCTTTCTCCTAAATCTACACTGATTTTTTCCTCTGTCGGGTACGATCAGCAGCTTGTGGAACTCGCTACTATGCGTACAGAGGAATTGGGACAGTTGCATGTGCTGATGAAAAGCAGCAATAGCCAGCTGGAAGAAGTTATCGTTATTGGATATGGTACTACGACGCGGCAGCGGGTTGTCGGTGCTGTCGATCAGATCAGTGCAAAGACCTTTCAGGACCGACCGGTCGGCAACGTCACACAGGCCCTGCAGGGCGCTTCCCCAAGTTTGACCATTCAACAGAAAAGTATGGATCCAAACGATAATTCAATGAACATCAATATCCGTGGAATATCTACGGTAAATAGCAATGCGCCACTAGTAGTGATTGACGGAATTATTACCGAAGGTGGGACACTGAACAAGATCAATCCGGACGATATCGAAACCGTGTCGGTACTCAAAGATGCAGGTTCCACAGCTATTTACGGCTCACGGTCGGCAAATGGTGTCATCTTGGTAACCACAAAAAGGGGGCGCCAAAATCAGAAACCCTCAGTTGCACTTGGGACGCAATGGGGTGTGCAGCAACCCGAAATCTTGTTTTCCCCAGTTGCTGGCTATGAAAACGCGACCTTACGTAATCTTGCGCTCACCAACTCAGGAATGGATCCACAATTTTCGCCGGCGGCGATTGCAGATCTGTACGCACACCAAGATATTGAGAAATGGAATTTGCCGGAAATCATGAAAAATTCGTTTCAACAAAAATATAATATCAGCGTCATAGGTGGTGGTGAAAAAAGCTCTTATTTATTCTCGGGAGGCTTTTATAATCAGCCCAGCAATTTTGTTGGACAGGATTTTGGGGTAAAACGCTATAATCTGCGGACGAACCTCAGTACTGAGATCGGTCGTTTTAAACTGACCTCGATTTTAGCTTATACGCGTAACAACAATATGAGCAATACTGCCGGAAGTGCTATTATCAATGCTTCCCGCCTCCCTTCTTATTATTACTATCGCATGCGGGCCGATAATGGAAAATACCTGGTCAACAACGCCTTGACAGATCAGAACCCCCTGGCGGAACTAAATGAAGGCGGTTATATCAAAAATGATAATGACTATTTTAACATCAATCTGAATCTCGAAGCAAAACTGTTCGACGGTTTGAAGCTGCGCGGTATTTTTGGCGCAGATATCTATGCAGACCATCGTTTTATCCGACGGATCCAAGTACCCCTGTATTCCAACCCTGATGCATTGCAGCCACAGGTATTCGTAAATTCGGATCGTAATACAGAAGATTTTAATGAAAAAGCCTCTTTGCTGAATTTCCAGTTACTGCTGGATTACGATAAGACCTTCGGGAGCCATCACGTTTCGGGTTTGATTGGTGCATCCAATGAGTCCTATACTCGTAGACAAAATGAACTTAAAATGAAGTTTACCGATCCAGTGCTGGGAACACCTACTACCGGAACAGTTATCGATCCTGCCAGTGCCCGTGTCACACCAAATGGAACTTTACAGAATAGCATCAACTCAATCTTCGGTCGTGCCGGATATGACTTTGAAAGTAAGTATTTTGCCGAATTCAGCTTTCGCTACGATGGATCTTCCAAGTTTTCAAAGGCAAACCGCTGGGGATTTTTTCCATCAGGATCACTTGGATGGCGAGCATCGGAAGAGCAGTTTATGAATTGGTATAAGGAGCATGTCGGTAGCCTCAAGATTCGGTCCACCTATGGTGTACTGGGAAATCAGGCCGTAGATGACTATTCGTATTATTTTACTTATGAATCCTATCCAAACAGCTATGGGTTTAACAATAAGCCAGTAGCTGCCGCGGGATTTAACTATGCCAGTTTGGACTTGCGCTGGGAGAAAACCTATAATTTCAATGTTGGCCTTGATGCAACTTTCTTTCAGGATAAACTGACGGCAAGCTTTGATTACTTTAAGAAGCGAACAGTAGATATTCTGATGTCACCACAGATCCCATCCGTGTTTGGGACCTTATTAAAAAACCAGAATTTAGGCGAAATGAACAATGAAGGCTGGGAGATCAACCTGACCTATCAAGCTAAAACAGGTGAGTTTCAGCACCAGATTAACGCTAATATGGGCGATAGCCACAATAAGATTGTCTCCATGCCGGGAGATGACCGGATTTCAACAGTAGATAATATCACCAAATTGACACGTGTAGGCTTGCCGTACAATTCCTATTATGGCTACAAAATGGCTGGACTCTTCCAGAACATTTCGGACATAGAGACCTCGGCCCTGCCAAGTGGCATCACTGCCGCTGATCTGCGACCAGGAGATGTCAAATATGTAGATCGCAATAATGATGGAATGATCGATGCACGGGATAGATTTGTCCTTGGTAATGGTTTTCCACGATTTACATTCGGCCTGACCTATAACCTCAGTTATAAGGATTTTGATTTTAGCATGTTCTGGCAAGGTGTTGGTAAACGGGATATGATGATCCGCGGTGAACTGATCGAACCCTTTCACCAGAATTATTCGTATGCTATTTATCAACATCAACTGGATTACTGGACACCGACAAATATTGATGGGCAGTGGCCTCGACTTACAGCTAATGGATCTACAGCCTCAACAAACAACTTTGGGAAAGATTCTGATCTCTATCTTTTCAATGGGAAGTATGCGCGTCTGAAAAATCTCCAAATAGGATATTCATTACCAAAGAATGTCATTTCTAAATGGGGTCTACAGCGGGTACGCTTCTTTGTTAATGCCCAAAATTTGCTGACATTGAGTAAAAACTCCTGGATAGACCCCGAGTCTTCCGAATTTGATTCCAACATGGGAGGTTCAGCCAATAGTGCCCGCAATTATCCAACGTTGAAATATTATGGCGGCGGATTAAATATTCAATTCTAA
- a CDS encoding FecR family protein, translated as MEKKILQHTLRQYIHGELSEENSRAFLSYIKSGEDRILLQELIQEVLDDPVDQALLQDPELLLVLDNTWEQLHLQINKPKVRSLWSWKPVAAAAAIVIGVMFAGWWFFDGASDPQNQPSAQELISPGKQSATLTLANGEQIRLQETMNGQIADEMGIKISKSNDGQLIYEVGGNVGAGAGNHILSTTKGETYRIKLPDGTQVWLNAASALKYPMRFALEGKREVELTGEAYFEVAKDPKHPFIVKTSGQQIKVLGTHFNVNSYADEPVLRTTLLEGSVEVSSSNQKLRLLPGQQSSLNTNGVLKLQQVDTAPIIAWTSHEFMFDGDDIESVMRKIARWYNVDVIYQGKKTTEKFGGGISRFDDVKQVLNLLENTGAVHFRIEGKTLYVLP; from the coding sequence GTGGAGAAAAAAATACTTCAACATACGTTGAGGCAGTATATACATGGGGAACTCAGTGAGGAAAATTCCCGCGCTTTTCTGTCTTATATAAAATCTGGGGAAGACCGGATACTGCTGCAGGAACTGATCCAGGAGGTACTGGATGATCCTGTCGATCAAGCCTTGCTTCAGGATCCCGAACTCCTGCTCGTATTGGATAACACATGGGAGCAATTACATCTTCAGATAAATAAACCGAAAGTGAGATCATTGTGGTCCTGGAAACCTGTGGCTGCTGCTGCCGCTATCGTCATTGGAGTAATGTTTGCTGGCTGGTGGTTTTTTGATGGTGCAAGTGATCCCCAAAACCAACCGTCCGCGCAAGAGTTGATTTCACCAGGAAAACAATCCGCGACCTTAACTCTCGCCAATGGCGAGCAGATTCGCTTACAGGAGACCATGAATGGACAGATTGCAGATGAAATGGGGATCAAGATATCTAAAAGTAATGATGGACAATTGATCTACGAAGTAGGGGGAAATGTTGGTGCTGGAGCCGGCAATCATATATTATCAACAACCAAAGGAGAAACCTATCGGATTAAGCTACCAGATGGTACACAAGTATGGCTCAATGCCGCTTCAGCCCTTAAATATCCAATGCGGTTTGCCCTGGAGGGAAAAAGGGAAGTGGAATTGACAGGAGAAGCCTATTTTGAGGTAGCAAAGGATCCCAAACACCCTTTTATCGTCAAGACATCCGGTCAACAGATCAAAGTACTGGGTACTCATTTTAATGTAAATAGCTACGCTGACGAACCAGTATTACGGACTACCCTTTTAGAAGGGAGTGTCGAAGTATCTTCCAGCAACCAAAAACTTCGGTTGCTTCCAGGACAACAGTCGAGTCTTAACACCAACGGAGTGCTTAAGTTACAGCAAGTAGATACAGCTCCAATAATTGCGTGGACCAGTCACGAATTTATGTTTGATGGGGATGATATCGAAAGTGTAATGCGCAAAATAGCACGCTGGTATAACGTGGATGTGATCTATCAGGGAAAAAAAACAACAGAGAAGTTCGGTGGTGGGATATCCCGCTTTGATGACGTAAAGCAAGTCCTAAATCTGCTTGAAAATACGGGGGCAGTCCATTTCAGGATTGAAGGGAAAACCCTATATGTTCTTCCGTAA
- a CDS encoding glycoside hydrolase family 76 protein, which produces MKQINQITTTLLLTGLCYLTTQAQVKKDQFSERAQKTLDVVYNKYGGAENKLLIEKYPFDENFKADYLNNNEQAGQQKKYAYLWPFSGSFSAVNALMELSKDKADHQKVLDQKVLVGLREYRDEQRVPVGYASYINSAPASDRFYDDNIWLGIDFTDSYIQTKKADYLKYAKEIWAFVKSGEDNKLGGGIYWCEQKKESKNTCSNAPAAVFALKLFEATNQKDYLNEGRRLYEWTKAGLQDPDDKLYWDNIHLNGKVDKAKYSYNSGQMLQAAALLYKLTKEKKYLIDAQQLAEACLSYFFQTRDGIDFPVLKNSNVWFHAVMMRGYISLFEQDGNRKYMDIFAKNLDLAWHKMRDQDGLFDADWTLEKPKKSKWLLDQCAFVEMYGRLAKFGY; this is translated from the coding sequence ATGAAACAAATAAACCAGATAACGACGACATTACTTCTGACAGGATTATGCTATTTGACGACGCAGGCGCAAGTTAAAAAAGATCAATTCTCCGAACGCGCGCAAAAGACCCTAGATGTGGTCTATAACAAATATGGGGGCGCTGAAAATAAATTATTGATCGAAAAATATCCTTTTGATGAAAATTTTAAAGCAGATTATCTGAATAATAACGAACAAGCAGGGCAGCAGAAAAAATACGCCTATCTCTGGCCTTTCTCTGGCAGTTTCTCGGCCGTAAATGCATTGATGGAGCTGTCAAAGGATAAAGCCGACCATCAGAAAGTATTGGATCAAAAGGTACTGGTAGGACTCCGTGAATACAGAGATGAACAGCGTGTACCTGTGGGCTATGCGTCATATATCAATTCCGCACCAGCATCAGACCGTTTTTATGATGACAATATATGGTTGGGGATTGATTTTACTGATAGCTATATCCAGACCAAAAAGGCTGATTACCTCAAATATGCAAAAGAAATATGGGCTTTTGTGAAGAGTGGTGAAGATAACAAGCTTGGCGGTGGTATTTATTGGTGTGAGCAAAAGAAGGAATCCAAAAATACCTGTTCGAATGCTCCCGCAGCAGTGTTCGCGCTAAAACTATTTGAAGCAACCAACCAGAAGGATTATCTAAATGAAGGTCGACGGCTATATGAATGGACAAAAGCAGGTCTGCAAGATCCAGATGACAAGCTATATTGGGATAATATTCATCTTAATGGGAAGGTAGATAAAGCCAAATATTCCTATAATTCAGGCCAGATGTTGCAGGCTGCAGCCTTGCTTTATAAACTAACGAAGGAAAAAAAGTATCTGATTGATGCGCAGCAGCTGGCTGAAGCTTGTTTAAGCTATTTTTTTCAGACCAGAGATGGAATTGATTTTCCAGTATTAAAAAATAGCAATGTCTGGTTCCATGCTGTCATGATGCGGGGATATATCAGTTTGTTCGAACAGGATGGGAATAGAAAATACATGGATATTTTTGCGAAAAATCTTGATCTGGCATGGCATAAGATGCGCGATCAGGATGGGCTGTTTGATGCCGACTGGACATTGGAGAAACCCAAAAAATCCAAGTGGTTGTTGGATCAATGTGCTTTTGTGGAGATGTACGGCCGCTTAGCAAAATTCGGGTATTAG
- a CDS encoding glycoside hydrolase family 76 protein has product MMKKIVIISSMLFLLFGCTKVEDTYLYDDTIQEPWTAVATQVSDKMISGFWNEAGYFNNAINQSDQGFQYWPNAHAMDVVIDAYQRTKDAKYSAYFSKWFEGVRVKNGNTYYNVFYDDMEWNALTMLRLYETTKEQKYLDAVLLLWTDILKAWNEQYAGGGLAWRKDMLYSKNACSNGPASILAARLYNLTKNENYLTWAKKIYEWQKATLYNPSSGAVYDNINGETDAVDVTTLTYNQGTFLGTAVELFKITKDPIYLVDAQKISYYTITRCIDVGNNILRDEGNGDGALFKGIFIRYFVEYLNLEGIDAGYRAKFEKFLVNNGKIAWTKGTSLPTLLFGSSWSQPPIGNSEISAYASAAMLFEGLARYQIRSK; this is encoded by the coding sequence ATGATGAAGAAAATAGTGATAATCTCATCCATGCTGTTCTTACTGTTTGGGTGTACAAAAGTCGAGGATACCTATCTATACGATGATACGATTCAGGAACCTTGGACAGCGGTCGCTACGCAGGTGTCCGACAAAATGATCTCTGGTTTCTGGAATGAAGCGGGATATTTCAACAATGCCATCAACCAATCGGATCAGGGCTTTCAATACTGGCCCAATGCCCACGCGATGGACGTGGTTATTGATGCCTACCAACGGACGAAGGACGCTAAATACAGCGCCTATTTCAGTAAATGGTTTGAGGGCGTCAGGGTTAAAAATGGCAACACTTACTATAATGTATTCTATGATGATATGGAGTGGAATGCCTTGACTATGCTGCGCCTATATGAGACGACCAAGGAGCAGAAATATCTCGATGCGGTACTACTTTTATGGACTGATATTTTGAAAGCCTGGAATGAGCAATATGCTGGCGGTGGATTGGCCTGGCGCAAGGATATGTTATACAGCAAGAATGCTTGTTCTAATGGACCTGCTAGCATTCTTGCGGCTAGACTTTATAATTTAACAAAAAATGAAAACTACCTGACCTGGGCCAAAAAGATCTATGAATGGCAGAAAGCAACCTTATATAATCCATCTTCAGGGGCTGTATATGATAATATCAATGGCGAGACAGATGCGGTTGATGTGACCACGTTGACCTATAATCAGGGAACTTTTCTTGGTACGGCTGTGGAGCTTTTTAAGATTACCAAAGATCCGATCTATCTGGTCGATGCGCAGAAAATTAGTTATTACACTATTACCCGCTGTATAGATGTGGGTAATAATATTTTGCGCGACGAAGGCAATGGTGACGGTGCGCTGTTTAAGGGTATATTTATCCGGTACTTTGTTGAATATTTGAACCTGGAGGGAATCGATGCAGGTTATCGCGCAAAGTTTGAGAAGTTTTTGGTTAACAACGGTAAAATTGCCTGGACCAAAGGAACCAGCCTGCCAACGCTACTATTTGGCTCTTCTTGGTCTCAGCCACCGATTGGTAACAGCGAAATTTCAGCTTATGCCAGTGCTGCCATGCTGTTTGAAGGGCTGGCACGCTATCAGATAAGGTCAAAATAA